A genomic stretch from Deltaproteobacteria bacterium includes:
- a CDS encoding NmrA family NAD(P)-binding protein, translated as MRYIVTGCDGQLGGRVAADMLTEVAGEQLTFTCPDFNRVPKPRKDYWEFLGVSLREADYNNKEQMIQAFQDGDRLYVVSGVIIGPERVQQHKNVIDAAMAAGVEHITYTSFLGADRPEYTQFVLPDHTATEEYLRSSGVNFNIMRNNLYLENYLTNSVMLANISGDKWVTTAGDGKATFIPKDDSGRVATALLLGKGEHNMDYDIVGGELISQREICKMVSKFSGINYEYVTLKEDAFYEYLDSIKIPRDSYGDYSVSPVPWCGNDMVTNESSIRDGLMAIQNDNVEKLTGRKPLCCADLLEKYAYVWRNRVSTYWGIKP; from the coding sequence ATGCGTTATATTGTTACAGGTTGTGATGGGCAGTTAGGTGGCAGAGTGGCAGCGGATATGCTTACGGAGGTAGCCGGAGAACAGTTAACCTTCACCTGTCCGGATTTTAATCGTGTCCCCAAACCGAGAAAAGATTATTGGGAATTCCTGGGCGTTTCATTAAGAGAAGCTGACTATAACAACAAGGAACAAATGATTCAAGCTTTTCAAGATGGCGATCGTTTATACGTGGTATCCGGCGTAATAATCGGCCCAGAACGTGTTCAACAGCATAAGAATGTCATTGATGCCGCTATGGCCGCCGGTGTAGAACACATCACCTATACCTCATTCCTGGGCGCTGATAGACCGGAATACACCCAATTTGTATTGCCTGACCATACTGCAACCGAAGAGTATTTACGTTCGTCCGGAGTAAACTTCAATATTATGAGAAACAATCTTTATTTAGAAAACTACTTAACGAATTCGGTTATGTTAGCCAACATAAGCGGTGATAAATGGGTAACTACCGCTGGAGACGGGAAAGCCACCTTTATTCCCAAGGATGATAGCGGCCGTGTGGCTACTGCACTTTTGCTGGGTAAAGGTGAACACAATATGGACTATGATATAGTAGGCGGAGAATTGATCAGTCAGCGTGAAATCTGTAAAATGGTATCCAAATTCTCGGGTATAAACTATGAATATGTAACTTTAAAAGAAGATGCATTTTATGAATATTTAGATTCCATCAAAATACCACGAGATTCCTACGGTGACTATTCCGTATCCCCGGTACCCTGGTGCGGTAACGATATGGTAACCAATGAGTCCAGTATCAGAGATGGTTTAATGGCCATTCAAAACGATAACGTAGAAAAACTAACTGGCAGAAAACCACTTTGTTGCGCAGATCTTCTGGAAAAATATGCTTATGTCTGGAGAAACAGGGTATCTACTTATTGGGGTATTAAACCTTAA
- a CDS encoding glucose 1-dehydrogenase, with product MGQLKDKVVLVTGGSSGIGRASGLVFAREGAKVVLSDVDVEGGMETASLIEANSGEVLFIKADVTQKNEVEGLIDQTIRTYGHIDCALNNAGILGKSFNIMEWDEEDWDSVINVNLKSVWLCMKYELAHMAGRGKGAIVNVASTAGLVASMRSAAYCAAKHGVIGLTKATAAAYAKTTRIRINALCPGVTDTPLIKSNESDRQKSLEYLKLVVPAGRMGTPEEQAEAALWLLSDAASYVIGAALAVDGGLVLQ from the coding sequence ATGGGGCAGTTAAAGGACAAGGTGGTTCTGGTTACCGGGGGAAGCTCGGGCATAGGCCGGGCTTCCGGCCTGGTCTTTGCCAGGGAAGGGGCCAAGGTCGTCCTTTCCGATGTGGATGTTGAGGGCGGTATGGAGACGGCAAGTCTTATCGAGGCAAACAGTGGTGAGGTCCTTTTCATCAAAGCCGACGTGACACAGAAAAACGAAGTCGAAGGCCTGATAGACCAGACGATCCGAACCTACGGGCACATAGACTGCGCCCTGAATAACGCCGGAATCCTGGGGAAATCTTTCAATATCATGGAGTGGGACGAAGAGGACTGGGACAGCGTTATAAACGTCAATCTCAAGAGTGTCTGGTTGTGCATGAAGTATGAACTCGCCCATATGGCCGGACGGGGAAAGGGGGCCATTGTTAACGTGGCCTCCACCGCGGGGTTGGTGGCTTCCATGAGGAGCGCCGCTTATTGTGCCGCCAAACACGGCGTGATCGGCCTGACGAAAGCCACGGCCGCCGCCTATGCCAAAACGACCAGGATCCGCATCAATGCCTTATGTCCGGGAGTAACAGACACGCCTCTTATCAAAAGCAACGAAAGTGACCGGCAAAAAAGTCTGGAGTACCTTAAACTCGTTGTCCCGGCGGGACGAATGGGCACCCCCGAGGAACAAGCCGAAGCGGCCCTCTGGCTGTTATCGGATGCCGCTTCCTACGTGATCGGTGCCGCTCTGGCCGTGGATGGCGGTCTGGTCCTGCAGTGA
- a CDS encoding FadR family transcriptional regulator encodes METIKKTNLSEAVAQRLLSLISEGQVEPGGKLPSELELCGMLGVSRTAVREGIKALAGINVLTVLPGRGTFVNQTQDVMVDDRALQIALERETVKDLYEVRSVLDTGIARFAALKADEKDIEACRQALHKMEKSLELDPVDFDLAAEGDEEFHIALCRATHNRLLENISRPIINHAVLRYWKKVRASAENVRSGLKAHRLILQGIEHKDVQAAIDAVDKHLKTAFKNLYGDKNK; translated from the coding sequence ATGGAAACGATCAAAAAAACAAACCTGTCCGAGGCCGTTGCCCAGCGACTCCTGTCCTTGATTTCGGAAGGGCAGGTTGAGCCGGGGGGCAAGCTTCCATCGGAACTTGAGTTATGCGGGATGCTGGGGGTGAGCCGGACCGCCGTCCGTGAAGGAATCAAGGCCCTGGCCGGAATAAATGTGTTGACCGTCCTTCCAGGGCGGGGGACTTTTGTGAATCAAACACAGGATGTCATGGTGGATGACCGGGCCTTGCAAATTGCCCTTGAGCGGGAGACGGTTAAAGATCTTTATGAAGTCCGGAGCGTCCTGGACACCGGCATTGCCAGATTTGCCGCCTTGAAGGCCGATGAAAAAGATATTGAGGCCTGTCGTCAGGCTTTGCATAAGATGGAAAAATCGCTTGAATTGGATCCGGTTGACTTTGATCTGGCGGCTGAGGGCGACGAGGAGTTCCATATAGCCTTATGCCGGGCAACCCATAACAGACTTTTGGAAAATATCTCCCGGCCTATCATCAATCATGCTGTGCTCCGGTACTGGAAAAAAGTGCGCGCCTCTGCAGAAAACGTCCGGTCCGGCCTCAAAGCCCACCGGCTGATCCTCCAGGGGATTGAGCACAAAGACGTCCAGGCGGCTATCGACGCCGTGGATAAACACCTGAAAACGGCCTTCAAGAACCTGTACGGCGATAAAAATAAATAA
- a CDS encoding ABC transporter ATP-binding protein → MAPLWPPVHPKKSEITRPSRRSISAVCWTGKIPMLLQIDRIHTYYEDSHVLDGVSLEIAEGQTVAILGRNGVGKSTTLKSIMGLVPPQRGTVLFKNEELVGMEPFRIARKGIGYVPEERRIFPGLTVRENLIMGLKKGIGKDVRSKASIEKIYSRLPQLAARDATLGGNLSGGEQQILTLARTLIGEPNLVLIDEPTEGLSPIVAELIFDIIREIRAQGISVILIDRNLTETCGMADRVYIMVKGMIAHTGTGQEVLENEEIQHRYLAV, encoded by the coding sequence ATGGCACCATTGTGGCCACCGGTACACCCGAAGAAATCAGAAATAACCAGACCGTCAAGGAGGTCTATCTCGGCGGTGTGCTGGACAGGAAAAATTCCCATGCTGTTACAGATTGACCGAATCCACACCTATTATGAAGACAGTCATGTCCTTGACGGGGTCAGCCTGGAGATCGCCGAGGGACAGACGGTAGCCATTCTGGGCAGAAATGGCGTCGGCAAATCTACTACCTTGAAAAGCATTATGGGCCTGGTTCCGCCCCAAAGGGGAACGGTCCTTTTTAAGAATGAAGAGTTGGTGGGAATGGAGCCTTTTCGAATCGCCCGGAAGGGGATTGGCTACGTCCCTGAGGAGAGAAGGATATTTCCCGGCCTGACCGTCCGGGAGAATCTGATCATGGGTCTTAAAAAGGGGATCGGGAAAGATGTCCGGAGCAAGGCCTCCATAGAGAAGATCTACAGCCGATTGCCCCAACTGGCGGCGCGAGACGCCACCCTGGGGGGAAACCTTTCCGGGGGGGAACAACAGATCCTGACCCTGGCCAGAACCCTGATAGGGGAACCGAATCTGGTGCTGATCGATGAGCCCACAGAAGGACTGAGTCCGATCGTCGCCGAGTTGATTTTCGATATCATCAGAGAGATCCGAGCCCAGGGGATATCGGTGATCCTCATTGACCGGAACCTGACCGAAACCTGCGGGATGGCCGACCGGGTTTACATCATGGTCAAGGGCATGATCGCCCATACGGGGACCGGCCAGGAGGTGCTGGAAAATGAGGAGATCCAGCACAGATATCTGGCGGTTTAA
- a CDS encoding UxaA family hydrolase — protein sequence MMEITGYRRKNGRFGIRNHVLVLPTVSCVNGVIHRIARDVPAAVCAPHAHGCGRGGPRDLEILFRILTGLVHHPNVGGVVLVGLGCEVSNIRNLLPLIADAGKPIEFFNVQEDGGSQETAQKGAAAARRILSEISSQPRVALPWNELLIAMECGGSDAMSGVTANVAMGAVSDWLVERGASIIFGENTEMIGTAHVLTGRAKDEQVAHRIEQMIDGAEKLTREVMGELAGLVISPGNMDGGMSTIAEKSMGCIFKGGTTTINQVVDYGQAPSERGLILQDGPGYDGDSMAGLAASGSQLMFFSTGRGNPVGFPALPVIKVASNSRIFEAMKGDMDVNAGSLVEGRVLDQLRAEMIDLMIRVINGEKTKAEINGMEVLTFMTVHPPF from the coding sequence ATGATGGAAATCACCGGATACCGGAGAAAAAACGGGCGATTCGGCATCCGCAATCATGTGCTGGTCCTGCCCACGGTTTCCTGTGTCAATGGGGTGATCCATCGCATTGCCCGGGATGTGCCGGCAGCGGTTTGCGCACCTCATGCCCATGGGTGCGGCCGGGGAGGACCAAGGGACCTGGAAATATTGTTTCGGATACTCACCGGGTTGGTGCATCATCCCAATGTGGGTGGAGTGGTTCTGGTCGGATTGGGTTGTGAGGTTTCCAATATTAGAAATTTGCTTCCTCTGATAGCCGATGCCGGAAAACCGATTGAGTTTTTTAATGTCCAGGAAGATGGCGGTTCCCAGGAGACCGCCCAAAAAGGGGCTGCCGCCGCCCGCCGGATCCTGTCGGAAATCAGCAGTCAACCGAGGGTCGCTTTGCCCTGGAATGAACTATTGATCGCTATGGAATGCGGCGGTTCGGACGCCATGTCCGGTGTGACGGCCAATGTGGCCATGGGGGCGGTCTCGGATTGGCTGGTGGAAAGGGGGGCTTCTATAATCTTTGGGGAAAATACCGAGATGATCGGTACCGCCCATGTATTGACCGGACGGGCTAAGGATGAACAAGTGGCCCATCGGATTGAACAAATGATCGACGGGGCTGAAAAATTAACCCGTGAAGTGATGGGAGAGCTGGCCGGGCTGGTGATCTCCCCCGGCAATATGGATGGCGGCATGAGCACCATTGCCGAAAAATCCATGGGCTGCATCTTTAAGGGCGGGACCACCACCATCAACCAGGTCGTTGATTACGGTCAGGCCCCATCCGAACGGGGGCTTATCCTGCAGGATGGACCCGGCTACGATGGAGACTCCATGGCCGGACTGGCGGCCAGCGGTTCCCAGCTTATGTTTTTTTCCACCGGACGGGGAAACCCGGTCGGATTTCCGGCCCTTCCGGTGATCAAGGTAGCCAGTAACTCCAGGATTTTTGAGGCCATGAAAGGGGATATGGATGTCAATGCCGGGAGCCTGGTGGAAGGCCGGGTTTTGGATCAATTGCGGGCCGAGATGATTGATTTAATGATCCGGGTAATTAACGGAGAAAAGACCAAGGCGGAGATAAACGGCATGGAGGTCCTTACCTTTATGACCGTGCACCCGCCATTTTAA
- a CDS encoding UxaA family hydrolase: protein MKDNILIIHPRDNVAVALKTMGIGDLAIAKGIEGFPVVEEIPASHKIALRNISQGEEIIKYGETVAVGLRDIKKGEWVHTHNLETKRWKK, encoded by the coding sequence ATGAAAGACAACATCCTTATTATTCATCCCCGGGACAACGTGGCCGTTGCCTTGAAAACCATGGGGATCGGAGACCTGGCGATCGCCAAGGGAATAGAAGGATTCCCGGTCGTGGAAGAAATTCCCGCCAGCCACAAGATTGCTCTGCGGAATATTTCTCAAGGGGAGGAAATCATAAAATATGGAGAAACCGTGGCGGTCGGCCTCCGGGACATTAAAAAAGGGGAATGGGTCCATACCCACAACTTGGAAACAAAAAGGTGGAAGAAATGA
- a CDS encoding ABC transporter substrate-binding protein — protein sequence MKRFMAKVLLAVCMVVLILSSAWAEKPIRILSLYPLSGPIKANSEQWTLGEKLAVEEVNAQGGLLGRKIELIFEDTLLKPDVATSKAQKYLLDGKVDILIGAGSNVVKPLQDLAKQYNIPLVMFAHADEETGKNFSYNSIRPTWNTAMSARATVAYAAKTLKAKKYYILNQDYSYGRDNGANIKKELARQIPGAQIVGEDYHPLMSKDLSPFLTKVKMSGAEVLLTADYGLDISVLMKQRRDLGIKATVLGPGLADVSVARENPEAAFGAHACDTWFNTNPTKESVDFINNWKKFIKSNEYPIPTNLSARDYIGMKFLLEGIRKAGSVEAQKLIPALEGLHMKSITGEVYMRGCDHQMIMPIQCVSIDKKAPPFFGVPVTMPVSVTMIDEQDIDNPRCKKK from the coding sequence ATGAAACGTTTTATGGCAAAGGTTTTATTGGCAGTCTGTATGGTCGTTCTGATTTTATCCTCTGCATGGGCAGAAAAGCCCATCCGAATCCTTAGTCTCTATCCCCTTTCCGGGCCGATTAAGGCCAATTCGGAACAATGGACTCTTGGCGAGAAACTGGCTGTAGAAGAGGTAAATGCCCAGGGGGGGCTGTTAGGGCGCAAGATTGAGCTTATCTTTGAAGACACCCTCCTCAAACCCGATGTGGCCACCTCAAAGGCCCAGAAATATCTCCTGGACGGGAAGGTGGATATCCTTATAGGTGCCGGATCCAATGTAGTCAAGCCCCTTCAGGACCTGGCCAAACAGTACAATATTCCTCTGGTTATGTTTGCCCATGCGGACGAGGAAACGGGAAAGAACTTCAGCTATAATTCCATCAGACCCACCTGGAATACGGCCATGTCGGCCCGGGCAACCGTGGCCTATGCGGCGAAAACCCTTAAGGCCAAAAAATATTATATTCTCAACCAGGATTACTCCTATGGGCGGGATAATGGGGCAAACATAAAAAAAGAACTGGCCCGGCAGATCCCCGGGGCCCAGATCGTCGGCGAAGACTATCATCCCCTCATGTCAAAAGACCTTTCCCCTTTTCTGACCAAGGTCAAGATGTCCGGGGCCGAAGTCCTTCTTACTGCCGATTATGGTCTCGACATCAGTGTTCTGATGAAGCAGCGCCGTGATCTGGGGATAAAAGCGACGGTCTTGGGTCCTGGCCTGGCAGATGTATCAGTCGCCCGGGAAAATCCGGAGGCTGCCTTTGGCGCCCATGCCTGCGACACCTGGTTTAATACGAATCCCACGAAAGAAAGTGTCGATTTTATAAACAACTGGAAAAAATTTATCAAAAGTAACGAATATCCCATCCCAACCAATCTCAGTGCCCGAGATTATATAGGCATGAAATTTCTTCTCGAGGGTATCAGGAAGGCCGGTTCTGTCGAAGCCCAAAAGCTCATCCCGGCGCTCGAAGGCCTTCACATGAAATCGATCACCGGGGAGGTGTATATGCGGGGCTGTGACCACCAGATGATTATGCCCATCCAGTGCGTTTCGATCGACAAAAAGGCCCCGCCCTTTTTCGGTGTCCCGGTCACCATGCCGGTTTCCGTAACCATGATCGATGAACAGGACATTGACAACCCCCGGTGCAAGAAGAAATAA
- a CDS encoding branched-chain amino acid ABC transporter permease has product MDSPLVMLPVLLLHGLVYGMLIFLVASGLTLVLGLMDILNFAHVSVYMIGAFLCFQIIQWTGNFWLALVVAPVVCAFLGILIDRFLISKIHGSGHLNELLATFGLAMVITEVINWIYGSTPLPVPTPGELSGALRLWADVRYPLYRLFILALAGLVLAFMFYILKKTRLGISIRASVEDGDMANALGTDVATVSMVVMGIGAWLAGIAGVIIAPYLSVYPGMYADMITDCFAVIAVGGLGSLGGAFVASLLVGQIQSLGVIFIPRVSIVLIYLLMAAVFTLKPSGLFGKKE; this is encoded by the coding sequence ATGGATAGTCCATTAGTTATGCTCCCTGTCCTTTTGCTTCACGGGCTCGTCTACGGGATGCTCATATTCCTGGTCGCCTCCGGCCTGACCCTGGTCTTGGGCCTGATGGACATCCTCAACTTTGCCCATGTGTCCGTCTACATGATCGGCGCCTTCCTCTGCTTTCAAATCATCCAATGGACCGGCAATTTCTGGCTGGCCCTGGTCGTCGCGCCGGTCGTCTGTGCCTTCCTGGGGATACTGATAGACCGTTTCCTCATAAGCAAAATACACGGGTCTGGGCACCTCAATGAGCTGCTGGCCACCTTCGGGCTGGCTATGGTCATCACCGAAGTCATTAACTGGATCTATGGATCAACCCCTCTACCGGTACCTACCCCCGGCGAGTTATCCGGGGCACTGAGGTTGTGGGCCGACGTCCGCTACCCCTTGTACCGGTTGTTCATCCTGGCCCTGGCCGGATTGGTGCTGGCCTTCATGTTCTATATCCTCAAAAAGACCCGCCTGGGAATTTCGATCAGGGCCTCCGTGGAAGATGGAGACATGGCCAACGCCCTGGGGACCGACGTAGCCACCGTTTCCATGGTGGTCATGGGTATCGGTGCCTGGCTGGCCGGCATCGCCGGGGTCATTATCGCCCCTTATCTGAGCGTCTACCCGGGCATGTATGCCGATATGATTACTGACTGCTTTGCGGTTATTGCGGTCGGGGGGCTGGGCAGCCTCGGAGGTGCCTTTGTCGCTTCTCTCCTCGTCGGGCAGATTCAATCCTTGGGGGTCATATTTATCCCCAGGGTATCGATCGTACTCATTTATCTGCTCATGGCCGCGGTTTTTACGCTTAAGCCCAGCGGGCTTTTCGGGAAGAAAGAATGA
- a CDS encoding ABC transporter ATP-binding protein, whose protein sequence is MAVDPGGFLCTAHSLLPQRNRGNGAADRKPGAFSETKRRSRRAVLTLKNISKYFGPLAIIVDVDLEVRQGEKHALIGPNGAGKSTLFNLITGHYKPTGGSILFKNRRIDRLAPYAIIQMGIARSFQIINIFRDMTVYENMRIAVTAKHRLSLNFTGRLLSLKGIGEETESLLGRVNLSPFRNEPAGTLGYSQQRALEVGLAVALDPDLLLLDEPGAGLSPEETREIVKLVKEVTAGKTLLIVEHDMDVVFDLADRISVLNHGTIVATGTPEEIRNNQTVKEVYLGGVLDRKNSHAVTD, encoded by the coding sequence ATGGCAGTTGATCCTGGGGGCTTTCTTTGTACTGCTCATTCTCTACTACCCCAAAGGAATCGTGGGAATGGTGCGGCAGATCGTAAACCGGGTGCCTTTTCTGAAACCAAAAGGAGGAGCCGAAGGGCCGTGTTGACTCTCAAAAACATCTCAAAATACTTCGGCCCCCTGGCGATTATTGTCGATGTCGATCTGGAGGTCCGCCAGGGGGAGAAACATGCCCTTATCGGACCCAATGGCGCCGGGAAAAGCACTCTCTTCAATCTCATCACCGGACATTACAAGCCCACCGGGGGCTCCATACTATTCAAAAACAGGCGGATAGACCGGCTGGCACCCTATGCCATTATCCAGATGGGCATTGCCCGGTCTTTTCAGATCATCAACATCTTCAGGGACATGACGGTTTATGAAAACATGAGGATCGCCGTAACCGCCAAACACCGGTTAAGCCTCAACTTCACCGGCCGGCTCTTAAGCCTGAAAGGCATCGGGGAAGAGACCGAATCTCTTTTGGGCCGGGTCAATCTCTCGCCATTCCGAAATGAGCCGGCCGGTACGCTCGGCTACAGCCAGCAAAGGGCTTTGGAAGTCGGTCTGGCTGTGGCCCTTGATCCGGACCTTCTTCTTCTGGATGAACCCGGGGCAGGACTTTCGCCGGAAGAGACCAGGGAGATTGTAAAATTAGTCAAAGAGGTCACGGCAGGGAAGACCCTCCTCATCGTGGAACATGATATGGACGTCGTCTTCGACCTGGCGGACCGAATCAGTGTTCTCAACCATGGCACCATTGTGGCCACCGGTACACCCGAAGAAATCAGAAATAACCAGACCGTCAAGGAGGTCTATCTCGGCGGTGTGCTGGACAGGAAAAATTCCCATGCTGTTACAGATTGA